In Caldicellulosiruptor morganii, the following proteins share a genomic window:
- a CDS encoding TrpB-like pyridoxal phosphate-dependent enzyme, whose product MREEFYKVFLNEDEIPHSWYNITADLKAPLDPPLDPSTKELIDPGKLKVIFPEELIKQEMATEAFVPIPEEVLEFYKQYRPTPLIRAKRLEKILDTPAKIFYKYEGATPSGSHKLNTAIPQAYYNKKEGIKRLATETGAGQWGSALAIACNFFGLDCTVYMVKVSYNQKPYRRILMETFGAKVIPSPSEFTEAGRRILAKDPDSPGSLGIAISEAVEDAATHPDTNYSLGSVLNHVILHQTIIGEEAKLQMEKIDEYPDIVIGCNGGGSNFAGISFPFLRDKLRNGRKIRAIAVEPAACPSLTKGEFAYDFGDVAGLTPLLKMYTVGSQFIPPSIHAGGLRYHGDSPIVSRLYKDGIIEARAYKQREVFEAATLFAKSEGIIPAPESAHAVKSAIDEAIQAREEGVNKTILISLSGHGHFDLAAYEDYLSGRLEDIEISDEDIKKTLSKLP is encoded by the coding sequence AGAGTTGATTGATCCAGGTAAACTCAAAGTAATTTTCCCTGAAGAGTTGATAAAGCAGGAGATGGCAACTGAAGCATTTGTGCCAATTCCAGAGGAAGTGTTGGAGTTTTATAAGCAGTACAGACCAACTCCCTTAATCAGAGCAAAGCGATTAGAAAAAATTCTTGATACACCTGCCAAAATATTCTATAAGTATGAAGGTGCAACTCCATCTGGAAGCCACAAGTTAAATACTGCAATACCGCAGGCATATTATAACAAAAAAGAGGGAATAAAAAGGCTTGCGACAGAAACAGGTGCGGGGCAGTGGGGGTCTGCTCTGGCAATTGCCTGCAATTTTTTTGGACTTGATTGCACAGTGTACATGGTAAAGGTAAGCTATAATCAAAAGCCTTACAGAAGGATATTAATGGAAACGTTTGGGGCAAAGGTAATACCAAGCCCAAGTGAGTTTACAGAGGCAGGGAGAAGAATTCTTGCAAAGGATCCAGACTCACCCGGAAGCCTTGGAATTGCAATAAGCGAGGCAGTGGAGGATGCTGCAACTCACCCTGATACAAACTACTCCTTAGGGAGTGTTTTAAATCATGTTATTTTGCATCAAACCATAATTGGAGAAGAAGCAAAACTTCAAATGGAAAAGATAGATGAGTATCCTGATATAGTTATAGGATGCAACGGTGGTGGCAGCAATTTTGCAGGAATTAGCTTTCCTTTCTTGAGGGATAAATTGAGAAATGGGAGGAAGATAAGAGCCATAGCAGTTGAACCTGCGGCATGTCCGTCTTTAACTAAAGGTGAGTTTGCATATGACTTTGGAGATGTTGCAGGGCTTACTCCCCTTCTTAAAATGTACACTGTAGGAAGCCAATTTATTCCACCAAGTATTCATGCAGGTGGGCTGCGATATCATGGTGATTCGCCGATTGTTAGCAGACTTTACAAAGATGGGATAATTGAGGCAAGAGCATACAAACAAAGAGAAGTTTTTGAGGCAGCCACTTTATTCGCAAAATCGGAAGGCATAATTCCAGCACCTGAGTCTGCTCACGCTGTCAAATCTGCGATAGATGAAGCAATCCAGGCACGTGAAGAGGGTGTTAATAAGACAATTTTAATTTCACTGAGCGGACATGGTCACTTTGATCTTGCTGCATATGAAGATTACCTCAGCGGCAGGCTTGAGGATATTGAAATTTCTGATGAGGACATTAAAAAAACATTGAGCAAATTGCCATAA
- a CDS encoding WG repeat-containing protein, with product MKRIKSFVCKILVCIYFIGSLTLAYAQQPSSQNIVFIKPQFENVMFWENGWISYLQSGKWGITNSSGQVLLKPQFDKIEPVFFDGPAIMGIEDKFYKDIFIFWQNKKAGFIDSNLKIFTKPEIDSFEVLNPWLNLYICKKENKYGFFNLDKKVYITPQFDKIYFVVAVSYNPGVKYQNPYVKCTLPDENNKEFCLYALDLKDGVWPDSYLDYVLVSKDGKCGAVDVSGNIFIDFRYDSFEEVLADSKFAEALKATLNKKKTISSSDSSDAKAQSECDISYEQLGKNYVIVFYKYSAKGFVQTRSKETYENVKHLGVNNLIAVCKNKKWGILDANGKYAVKPQFDDIKEFSEGLCAFKQNGKWGFMDKNCKVIIKPQFDRAENFSEGYAAVNKSGLWGYINSSGKFVIKPQFIFAGAFFAKLASASTKDYVGLIDTKGSFVLKFSAKNPRYTFVDTETYRFRYTQDSVLNSYSYSIYKYSLIFPKFGYVVIDKKSNRVGLVLRGQGK from the coding sequence CAAAATACTGGTATGTATTTATTTTATTGGCAGTCTGACTCTGGCATATGCTCAGCAGCCGTCCTCTCAAAATATTGTATTTATAAAACCACAGTTTGAAAATGTTATGTTCTGGGAAAATGGTTGGATTTCTTATCTTCAGAGTGGAAAATGGGGAATTACGAACTCTTCTGGTCAAGTTCTTTTAAAGCCTCAGTTTGACAAAATTGAACCTGTATTTTTTGACGGACCTGCAATAATGGGAATTGAGGATAAGTTCTACAAAGATATATTTATCTTCTGGCAAAACAAAAAAGCAGGCTTTATTGATTCAAATCTTAAAATCTTTACAAAGCCAGAGATAGACTCATTTGAAGTTTTAAATCCATGGCTTAATTTATATATTTGCAAAAAAGAGAACAAATATGGTTTTTTTAATCTGGATAAAAAAGTCTACATCACACCTCAGTTTGACAAAATATACTTTGTTGTTGCGGTTTCATATAACCCAGGTGTGAAATATCAAAACCCCTATGTTAAGTGTACCTTACCAGATGAAAATAATAAGGAGTTTTGTCTTTATGCCCTTGACTTGAAGGATGGTGTTTGGCCAGACTCTTATTTGGATTACGTTCTTGTCTCAAAAGATGGAAAGTGCGGTGCTGTTGATGTTTCGGGGAATATATTTATAGATTTTAGGTATGATTCTTTTGAAGAGGTTCTGGCAGATAGTAAATTTGCAGAGGCACTGAAAGCTACGCTGAATAAGAAAAAGACAATATCATCCTCAGATAGTTCGGATGCAAAAGCACAATCAGAATGTGATATTTCTTATGAACAGCTCGGCAAAAATTATGTTATTGTATTCTATAAATATTCGGCTAAAGGCTTTGTTCAAACAAGAAGCAAAGAAACCTATGAAAACGTGAAACATTTGGGCGTGAATAACTTAATTGCGGTCTGCAAAAACAAAAAGTGGGGAATTTTAGATGCAAACGGCAAATATGCAGTAAAACCTCAATTTGATGATATAAAGGAATTCAGCGAAGGTTTATGCGCTTTCAAGCAAAATGGTAAGTGGGGATTTATGGACAAAAATTGTAAAGTGATCATAAAGCCTCAATTTGATAGGGCAGAAAACTTCTCAGAAGGATACGCAGCAGTAAATAAGTCAGGTTTGTGGGGCTATATAAATTCTTCTGGAAAGTTTGTCATAAAACCTCAATTTATCTTTGCAGGTGCATTTTTTGCTAAGTTAGCTTCTGCCTCCACAAAGGATTATGTGGGACTGATAGATACAAAAGGCAGTTTTGTTTTGAAATTTTCAGCAAAGAACCCCCGGTATACGTTTGTTGATACCGAAACCTACAGGTTTAGATATACACAAGATTCTGTATTGAATTCTTACAGTTACTCGATTTATAAATATTCACTTATCTTCCCCAAATTCGGCTATGTTGTAATTGACAAAAAATCAAACAGGGTAGGACTTGTATTAAGAGGGCAAGGAAAATAG